One window from the genome of Pyrobaculum ferrireducens encodes:
- a CDS encoding molybdopterin-containing oxidoreductase family protein, with protein MWNHPLRLKRPMKRVGEKFVEVDWDSALNEIAAKLKEIVEKYGPESVVITRHDVHSWFLPLFQYLIGTPNLIGHEGTCHTASTAARGAVLGASGPPTVDPDYENVTYLILIGRNLDAAMGHIRRLTAARERGVKVVVVDPRAPNIAYSSLEWVPIIPGTDAAFLMGMAYVIIGERLYDESFVKLYTNAPMLIKPDGSPLSGKEVGVEGDYVVWDADAQAPAPLGKTKNPALTLNDEARQRVGGAKTAWELFTERVAKYPPEAAARITGVDAATIVRIAREFATARGVIEDGWYAARNGNDFDTYRLILILNALVGNIDKRGGLSFQESAGYPNICDPVGPDVVTLTGVKLPAPKAKRIDKIKFPLAVSSFDSVYEAILSGDPYPVKALFVVGTGPLQRDARYHMAVEALRKLELVVAIDIFPHDHVDYAHYVLPDLMFLEREEVSTVKWTLHAALQKSHKALDPPPGVEARHAPWILMEIVRRAYPDRAKAVGYDERYADPHKFEEWERQLVREALKKVAERFKLSLEELEKELEEKGFVVLKRKSYETRPYKTKLATPTGLVEIYSITALRNKLDPLPDYREPLYTKPKAPNEFYLVNGKDNVVSSHFAFTPNAKFLGDRSVWMNPKDAERLGIRDGDLVELESIDTGAKATARVKVTNRVREGVLFTYAFLGGRRSSFITKEFEFLREGVNPQWFATGKIEPVVGSAPTNSTVRVRKL; from the coding sequence ATGTGGAACCACCCGCTTAGGCTTAAGAGGCCTATGAAGCGGGTAGGGGAGAAGTTTGTGGAAGTGGATTGGGACTCAGCTCTCAACGAAATCGCGGCGAAGCTTAAAGAAATCGTGGAAAAATACGGCCCAGAGTCCGTGGTCATCACGCGCCATGATGTCCATTCATGGTTCCTACCGCTGTTTCAGTACCTAATAGGCACCCCCAACCTTATAGGGCACGAGGGGACTTGCCACACTGCATCAACAGCGGCTAGAGGAGCCGTGCTGGGGGCAAGCGGACCGCCTACTGTAGACCCAGATTATGAAAACGTGACGTATCTAATACTGATTGGGAGGAATCTAGATGCGGCGATGGGTCATATTAGGCGGCTGACAGCGGCACGGGAGCGCGGGGTTAAGGTAGTGGTGGTGGATCCGCGGGCGCCGAACATCGCCTACAGCTCTCTTGAGTGGGTGCCTATTATACCCGGCACCGACGCCGCGTTTTTAATGGGGATGGCCTATGTAATTATCGGCGAGAGGCTGTATGACGAGAGCTTCGTGAAGCTATATACCAACGCGCCTATGCTGATAAAGCCAGACGGCTCGCCTCTCTCTGGCAAGGAGGTTGGGGTTGAGGGTGATTATGTCGTCTGGGACGCCGACGCTCAAGCCCCTGCGCCTTTGGGGAAGACGAAAAACCCGGCGCTGACTCTAAACGACGAGGCGAGGCAGAGGGTGGGGGGCGCGAAGACTGCGTGGGAGCTGTTCACAGAGCGCGTGGCTAAGTACCCGCCGGAGGCCGCCGCGAGGATAACCGGCGTTGATGCCGCCACGATTGTGCGAATTGCGCGGGAGTTCGCAACGGCGAGGGGGGTGATCGAGGATGGGTGGTACGCCGCGAGGAACGGCAACGACTTCGACACATATCGGCTTATCCTGATTCTAAACGCGCTGGTGGGTAATATTGACAAGCGGGGTGGGCTCTCTTTCCAGGAGTCTGCTGGGTATCCGAATATATGCGACCCCGTCGGCCCCGACGTGGTGACTCTCACCGGCGTTAAGCTACCGGCGCCTAAGGCCAAGAGAATTGACAAGATTAAGTTTCCGCTTGCGGTATCCTCTTTCGACTCTGTGTATGAGGCGATACTCTCCGGCGATCCCTATCCTGTTAAGGCCCTGTTTGTGGTGGGGACGGGGCCACTGCAGAGAGACGCCAGGTACCACATGGCAGTGGAGGCTCTTAGGAAGCTTGAGTTAGTGGTGGCCATCGACATCTTCCCACATGACCATGTGGATTACGCCCACTACGTGCTTCCAGACTTGATGTTTCTCGAAAGGGAGGAGGTGTCGACTGTAAAGTGGACGCTACACGCGGCGCTTCAAAAATCTCACAAGGCGCTTGACCCGCCGCCTGGCGTCGAGGCGAGGCACGCGCCGTGGATACTTATGGAGATTGTAAGGAGGGCCTATCCCGACAGAGCTAAGGCGGTGGGCTACGACGAGCGCTACGCCGACCCTCACAAGTTCGAGGAGTGGGAGCGCCAACTTGTGCGCGAAGCTCTTAAAAAAGTGGCGGAGAGGTTTAAGCTATCCCTCGAGGAGCTGGAGAAGGAGCTGGAGGAGAAGGGTTTCGTGGTGCTGAAGCGCAAGAGCTACGAGACGAGGCCCTACAAGACGAAGCTAGCCACTCCGACGGGTTTGGTGGAGATATACTCCATTACTGCGTTGAGAAATAAGCTTGATCCACTGCCAGACTACAGGGAGCCGCTCTACACAAAGCCCAAGGCGCCGAACGAGTTCTACCTAGTCAACGGCAAAGACAACGTTGTGTCTTCCCACTTCGCCTTTACGCCAAACGCCAAATTCCTCGGCGATCGCTCCGTGTGGATGAATCCAAAAGACGCGGAAAGGTTGGGCATTAGAGACGGCGACTTGGTAGAGCTCGAGTCTATAGACACGGGGGCGAAGGCCACAGCTAGGGTAAAGGTGACGAATAGAGTGAGGGAGGGCGTATTGTTTACCTACGCCTTCCTCGGCGGGAGGAGGTCAAGCTTCATTACGAAAGAGTTCGAGTTCCTGCGGGAGGGTGTAAATCCACAGTGGTTTGCCACGGGGAAGATCGAGCCTGTGGTTGGGTCTGCGCCTACAAACAGCACGGTCCGTGTGAGGAAGCTATGA
- a CDS encoding CBS domain-containing protein has product MKVAAVARTNVVTCFPTTPIREVAELILAKNIGSVVVVDPANPTKPVGIVGERDLLKAYVAGMDPSTPVREIMSKLIITVDADAHIGEALLLMKEANVRRLVVTKGGELYGVVALRDIVYNIPLLKILADYFSK; this is encoded by the coding sequence GTGAAAGTTGCCGCGGTGGCCAGAACCAACGTAGTTACCTGCTTCCCCACCACGCCAATTCGTGAAGTAGCCGAGTTAATTCTTGCGAAAAACATCGGCTCGGTGGTGGTGGTCGACCCAGCTAACCCCACAAAACCCGTGGGTATCGTAGGCGAGAGGGATCTGCTAAAGGCTTATGTGGCCGGGATGGACCCCTCCACTCCGGTGCGCGAAATCATGTCCAAGCTAATTATCACAGTAGATGCAGATGCTCACATAGGCGAGGCGTTGCTACTAATGAAGGAGGCCAATGTGAGGCGTCTAGTGGTGACAAAGGGCGGCGAGCTGTACGGCGTAGTGGCGTTGAGAGATATTGTGTACAACATACCGCTCTTAAAAATTCTCGCCGACTACTTCTCCAAATAA
- a CDS encoding TIGR00304 family membrane protein, with product MELLTAALLLIIVGVFLMALSMLITALKREEEGGESKTEAGGVVLIGPVPIVFGTSQRIAQLTLILAILLTALALLLFTLPLLR from the coding sequence GTGGAGTTGCTGACAGCGGCGTTGTTGTTGATCATCGTCGGCGTGTTCCTCATGGCGTTATCCATGCTCATCACCGCATTGAAAAGGGAAGAGGAGGGCGGAGAGTCAAAAACAGAGGCGGGAGGGGTCGTGTTGATCGGGCCCGTGCCCATTGTCTTCGGCACAAGCCAGAGGATAGCCCAGCTAACCCTTATACTGGCCATCCTGCTCACGGCGCTGGCGCTGTTGCTGTTCACACTGCCGCTCCTTAGGTGA
- a CDS encoding cytochrome ubiquinol oxidase subunit I — MTNPNPLLPLSALGIYFHGVYISLTFGLPVAIGVMLWKWWRTGDRDYYKAARIMTAVLGVNFALGAITGTLVEFGLVQIWPGVNLAIATFAFAPLALELIAFANEIAFLILFIVTLGRVKPPTSIAILALYAAFAYFSGVLITAVNSWMQAPWGVGPVAKTLYPFMPEYGPNVVDVPKLVALKLAAVATGQPISLLIEKPGFAQEVGIVLKDPMVALYSPYALVSIFHNILAAILIGMAVATAGWAYRYFKTGDQKYLKIVKPLAGAFAVLFVIQAPIVAHFMGEVVVHYNPTKFALMEGAETTYHNPIIALVAYGDPNKPIIGFDELEKACMNNTLTVGDLAKALNLPQTLKLAGQSVDISALASVKLSDLCLADLQKAKAYMPLIHTVYYVKVAFAIIGGLAAAVLFFYFYRVPGLSAIASAIAKIFGDERRRVFLLALLLVLGTVIPAVGGWAVREIGRKPWSVYGLLYPSEIVTPVPYASSPGFLAFAYLVILAVSLGGLYAMYLVATREYKFLELLKKGAGVGQ, encoded by the coding sequence ATGACGAATCCAAACCCACTTCTTCCACTAAGTGCGTTAGGGATCTATTTCCACGGCGTGTACATATCGCTGACGTTTGGCCTCCCCGTGGCGATAGGCGTAATGCTCTGGAAGTGGTGGCGCACCGGGGACCGCGACTACTACAAGGCGGCCCGCATCATGACGGCCGTGCTTGGGGTGAACTTCGCACTGGGCGCCATCACCGGGACACTCGTAGAGTTCGGCCTAGTCCAGATATGGCCCGGCGTAAACCTAGCCATTGCCACCTTCGCCTTTGCCCCCCTCGCCCTCGAGTTGATCGCCTTTGCTAACGAAATAGCCTTCTTGATACTTTTTATAGTAACTCTCGGCAGGGTCAAGCCGCCCACCAGCATCGCCATTTTGGCGCTGTACGCCGCCTTCGCCTACTTCTCCGGCGTCTTGATCACCGCCGTTAACAGCTGGATGCAGGCGCCGTGGGGCGTCGGCCCCGTCGCCAAGACCCTGTACCCATTCATGCCCGAGTACGGCCCCAACGTCGTCGACGTCCCGAAGCTTGTGGCGCTTAAGCTAGCCGCCGTCGCCACCGGCCAGCCCATCTCCCTCTTAATCGAGAAGCCGGGGTTCGCCCAGGAGGTTGGCATCGTGTTAAAAGACCCGATGGTCGCCCTTTACAGCCCCTATGCTCTGGTGTCTATATTCCACAACATCCTCGCCGCTATTCTCATAGGCATGGCCGTGGCCACGGCCGGGTGGGCTTACAGATACTTTAAGACTGGGGATCAGAAGTATCTCAAGATCGTGAAGCCGCTGGCCGGAGCCTTCGCCGTGCTGTTCGTCATACAGGCTCCCATAGTGGCGCATTTCATGGGCGAGGTGGTGGTGCACTACAACCCCACTAAATTCGCCCTTATGGAAGGCGCCGAGACGACCTACCACAACCCTATCATCGCCCTTGTGGCCTATGGAGATCCCAACAAGCCCATAATCGGCTTCGACGAGCTGGAGAAGGCGTGTATGAACAACACCTTGACTGTAGGCGACTTGGCCAAGGCCCTCAACCTCCCCCAGACGCTGAAACTAGCCGGGCAGTCGGTGGACATCTCCGCCCTAGCTTCTGTAAAGCTAAGCGACTTGTGCCTCGCAGATCTGCAGAAGGCCAAGGCGTACATGCCGCTGATACACACAGTCTACTACGTCAAGGTTGCCTTTGCGATAATCGGCGGCCTCGCCGCGGCTGTCCTGTTCTTCTACTTCTATAGGGTGCCCGGCCTCTCAGCCATAGCCAGCGCCATTGCTAAAATATTCGGCGACGAGAGGCGGAGGGTGTTTCTCCTAGCGCTTCTGCTGGTCCTAGGCACAGTCATCCCTGCCGTGGGCGGCTGGGCAGTTAGGGAGATTGGGAGGAAGCCATGGAGCGTCTACGGCCTCCTGTACCCCTCGGAGATTGTGACGCCGGTGCCCTATGCCTCCAGCCCCGGCTTTCTCGCCTTCGCCTATCTTGTGATTTTGGCGGTGAGCCTTGGCGGCCTCTACGCCATGTATCTAGTGGCCACTAGGGAGTACAAATTCCTAGAGCTTCTGAAGAAGGGGGCTGGGGTTGGGCAATGA
- a CDS encoding cytochrome ubiquinol oxidase subunit I, with the protein MNPAVFIGFVGLGLAVTLHVIFVSMTLGTGLLAAWYRWKAYRESDPWAELFARKVFKVLIVSELFSGVWGTIITVFLAGFFTAVTTLATNTLFIPIAIAIASIMIRIPTIAISWYTWGKIHPRTHSLVMWIMALSGFGVPFGFRAIFAEINHPVAVGYYLQTGHNPGFMPYSNPLFWTLYLHTAAAVISTGGFVAASLLALDKDVRGVKAGLLPGVGFLVAQLIFGPLYYFSLDWYSPLLFKAVNGEFLPLLVIKLAAVVALLALGLASYKAARAGAISSYVKWLGPLALFTVALGEILNDGARYPNLVILGDKGLSADLFANLYMDIPMPAVYVILAFLILSIVVFTMAAFYALYRRFIAEVPEV; encoded by the coding sequence ATGAACCCCGCGGTCTTCATCGGCTTTGTAGGCCTCGGCCTCGCCGTTACGCTACATGTCATATTCGTCTCAATGACGCTGGGCACCGGCCTCCTCGCCGCGTGGTATAGGTGGAAGGCGTACAGGGAGAGCGACCCGTGGGCCGAGCTATTCGCGAGGAAGGTGTTTAAGGTGTTGATAGTTTCTGAGCTGTTCTCCGGCGTATGGGGCACTATAATAACTGTATTCCTAGCCGGCTTCTTCACCGCCGTGACGACGCTGGCCACAAACACTCTATTCATCCCCATAGCCATAGCCATCGCCTCTATAATGATTAGGATACCGACGATTGCGATTAGCTGGTACACCTGGGGCAAGATACACCCGCGGACGCACTCCCTGGTGATGTGGATAATGGCCCTCTCCGGCTTCGGCGTTCCCTTCGGCTTCAGAGCTATCTTCGCCGAGATAAACCACCCCGTGGCGGTGGGGTACTACCTCCAAACTGGCCACAACCCCGGCTTCATGCCGTATTCCAACCCGCTGTTCTGGACTCTGTACCTCCACACAGCCGCCGCTGTGATATCTACTGGGGGCTTCGTCGCCGCCAGCCTGCTGGCTCTGGATAAAGACGTTAGGGGCGTAAAGGCAGGTCTGTTGCCGGGGGTGGGCTTCTTGGTTGCTCAGCTGATCTTCGGCCCGCTGTACTACTTCTCCCTTGACTGGTACTCCCCGCTACTCTTCAAGGCGGTTAACGGTGAGTTCCTCCCGCTTCTTGTCATAAAGCTCGCCGCCGTTGTTGCCCTACTGGCGCTTGGATTAGCCTCGTACAAGGCGGCGAGGGCTGGCGCAATTTCTAGCTACGTCAAGTGGCTGGGGCCGCTTGCGCTCTTCACAGTCGCCCTCGGCGAGATTCTCAACGACGGGGCGCGCTACCCCAACCTGGTGATCCTCGGCGATAAGGGCCTGTCTGCCGACTTGTTTGCCAACTTATACATGGATATACCCATGCCAGCTGTCTACGTGATACTGGCTTTTTTAATACTGTCAATTGTGGTTTTCACAATGGCCGCGTTCTACGCCTTGTATAGGAGGTTCATTGCAGAGGTGCCCGAGGTTTAA
- a CDS encoding putative sulfate exporter family transporter, with amino-acid sequence MSTGKIDWSSLWKKEDWWALWLGLVLFFYAFIGFWTYADALGWVPMWTKWTDPGKAFAVPNPKLVFGSPWVNLVVAWLVLMLLLAGPAKLIGVKFGDWVKGFSIIYWLWWLCAFVIGYKPIADVVTTEFAFTLALFVGMLLGNLPRVPQWLLGSARGEWFIKTAIVLLGAKILFTDWIRYGGAVLTMVLMSFPVFMLLAFPIFRLFTRNTDLSVVAAVGVGVCGVSASIAAAGAIGAPAIYPTMVSAAILIYAAVELVILPWVGISLVKAGVMSPAAAGAWMGLSVKTDGAAAASAEIVARGVGSDVPLSVGVMSKVLIDIWIGVIAFVLALIWVFIVETRRAAAVQRAGVEAKANPGVERRRPSPLELWFRFPKFVLGYFFTSIVVSLLIMHLAGTVYASQQNPVDAATKAVVPVVVNRGTDPFRVLLFGLTFVAIGINTRFSLMKQYRVWNLFIAYGIALLIIIGLAYLISTSFFPK; translated from the coding sequence ATGTCAACCGGAAAAATTGACTGGAGTTCTCTTTGGAAGAAGGAAGATTGGTGGGCGCTGTGGCTTGGACTTGTTTTGTTCTTTTACGCATTTATTGGATTTTGGACGTATGCCGATGCGCTGGGGTGGGTGCCCATGTGGACTAAATGGACTGACCCCGGCAAAGCCTTCGCTGTTCCTAATCCAAAACTTGTGTTTGGCTCTCCGTGGGTTAACCTAGTGGTGGCTTGGCTTGTGTTGATGCTGTTGCTGGCGGGCCCGGCAAAGTTGATCGGCGTTAAGTTCGGCGACTGGGTGAAGGGGTTTTCCATAATTTACTGGCTTTGGTGGCTATGCGCCTTTGTTATCGGCTACAAGCCTATTGCCGACGTGGTTACCACCGAGTTTGCCTTTACCCTGGCGCTGTTTGTAGGGATGTTGCTGGGGAATTTGCCCAGGGTGCCTCAGTGGCTGCTGGGCTCTGCCAGGGGGGAGTGGTTTATAAAGACCGCGATTGTGCTCCTCGGCGCTAAGATCTTGTTTACTGACTGGATTAGGTACGGCGGCGCCGTTTTGACTATGGTGCTGATGTCATTTCCGGTGTTTATGCTTCTCGCATTTCCAATATTTAGGCTGTTTACGAGAAATACAGACCTCAGTGTCGTGGCCGCGGTTGGGGTCGGCGTCTGCGGCGTCTCGGCCTCTATCGCGGCGGCCGGTGCCATCGGCGCGCCTGCCATCTACCCCACCATGGTCTCGGCGGCGATTTTAATATACGCGGCGGTGGAGCTTGTCATACTGCCCTGGGTTGGGATTTCTCTAGTTAAGGCTGGTGTTATGAGCCCGGCGGCCGCGGGGGCGTGGATGGGTCTCTCCGTCAAGACAGACGGCGCCGCCGCCGCCTCCGCTGAGATAGTGGCGAGGGGGGTGGGTAGCGATGTTCCGCTTAGCGTAGGCGTTATGTCTAAAGTGCTGATAGACATATGGATTGGGGTCATAGCCTTCGTGCTGGCCTTAATCTGGGTGTTTATTGTCGAGACTAGGAGAGCCGCCGCCGTTCAGAGAGCCGGCGTAGAGGCTAAGGCCAATCCAGGTGTGGAGAGGAGGAGGCCTTCTCCTCTGGAGTTGTGGTTTAGATTTCCAAAGTTTGTCTTGGGATACTTCTTTACTTCTATTGTGGTGTCGCTCCTCATCATGCACCTCGCGGGCACCGTATACGCCTCTCAACAGAACCCAGTGGACGCCGCTACTAAGGCCGTGGTGCCTGTGGTGGTTAATAGGGGCACTGACCCGTTCCGCGTGTTGCTCTTCGGCTTGACCTTTGTGGCTATTGGGATAAACACTAGGTTTAGCTTGATGAAGCAGTACAGGGTTTGGAACCTCTTCATCGCCTACGGCATCGCCCTGTTGATAATTATCGGCCTAGCCTATTTAATAAGCACGTCCTTCTTCCCCAAGTAA
- the cimA gene encoding citramalate synthase, translating to MPRFLYSHAGDYVEVLDTTLRDGAQGANVSFTLQDKINIALKLDELGVDYIEGGWPYSNPKDLEFFKLMKEYPLTRAKLAAFGSTRRRGLRPHQDESLNSIVKADVPAAVIFGKSWTLHVDKVLEATREENLAMIAESVEYLRQHGMEVIYDAEHFFQGYQEDPEYALATIEAAWRAGARVVVLADTNGGTPPNEVYRIVQEVRRRFPNMPLGAHMHNDIGCAVANTLMAVAAGARHVQGTINGVGERTGNADLVAVLPTLELKMGFRVLRDEPPPAKYSKLREVSRLVYEALGMAPNPYQPYVGEFAFAHKGGVHADAVMKVPRAYEHVDPALVGNRRVFVVSEMAGGASVVLKAAEELGLELEKRDEAVRRALEEIKRMEKEGYSFDLAPASALLILMRHLGLYTERFQLLEWKVVTGPSEHSYAFVKVRVGESVRLEAGEGVGPVHAVDVALRRALTASFPELVDVALSDYKVVLPTAKKSTESVVRVLAEFRDGQRMWRTVGVSTNIVKASIKALTDGYDFALQIKNGWGKKPIYLGKKDVLIK from the coding sequence ATCCCCCGCTTCTTATATAGCCATGCCGGGGATTATGTAGAAGTTCTAGACACAACCCTCCGCGACGGCGCCCAAGGCGCCAACGTGTCCTTTACCCTCCAGGACAAGATAAACATCGCTCTTAAACTAGACGAACTGGGGGTAGACTACATCGAGGGCGGCTGGCCCTACTCAAACCCCAAAGACTTGGAGTTCTTCAAACTAATGAAGGAGTACCCCCTCACCAGAGCCAAACTGGCCGCCTTCGGGAGCACGCGGCGCAGAGGCCTAAGGCCCCATCAAGACGAGAGCCTCAACTCCATAGTCAAGGCAGACGTCCCGGCGGCCGTCATATTTGGCAAAAGCTGGACGCTACACGTCGACAAGGTGCTTGAAGCCACGAGGGAGGAGAACCTGGCGATGATTGCAGAGAGTGTGGAGTATCTAAGGCAACACGGCATGGAGGTGATATACGACGCGGAGCACTTCTTCCAGGGCTACCAGGAGGATCCAGAGTACGCCCTCGCCACGATAGAGGCGGCGTGGAGAGCCGGGGCGCGGGTGGTGGTGCTGGCGGACACAAACGGCGGCACGCCGCCCAACGAGGTGTATAGAATAGTGCAGGAGGTGAGGCGGAGGTTTCCAAACATGCCCCTGGGCGCCCACATGCACAACGATATTGGATGCGCCGTCGCCAACACGCTGATGGCCGTCGCCGCCGGGGCGAGGCACGTGCAGGGCACCATCAACGGAGTGGGGGAGAGGACGGGCAACGCCGACCTCGTGGCTGTGTTGCCCACCCTAGAGCTGAAGATGGGTTTTAGAGTTCTCCGGGACGAGCCGCCCCCCGCCAAGTACAGCAAGCTGAGGGAGGTCTCCCGCCTGGTGTACGAGGCGCTCGGCATGGCGCCCAACCCCTACCAGCCCTACGTCGGGGAGTTCGCCTTCGCCCACAAGGGCGGCGTCCACGCAGACGCGGTTATGAAGGTGCCTAGGGCCTACGAGCACGTGGACCCGGCCCTCGTGGGCAACAGGAGGGTTTTCGTCGTCTCTGAAATGGCGGGCGGCGCGAGCGTGGTGCTCAAAGCCGCGGAGGAGCTGGGGCTGGAGCTGGAGAAGAGAGACGAGGCTGTGAGACGCGCGCTGGAGGAAATTAAGCGCATGGAGAAGGAGGGCTACTCCTTCGACCTAGCCCCGGCCTCGGCGCTACTCATCCTCATGCGCCACCTCGGCCTCTACACAGAGCGCTTCCAGTTGCTAGAGTGGAAGGTGGTGACGGGCCCCAGCGAGCACTCCTACGCATTTGTGAAGGTTAGGGTCGGCGAATCCGTCCGGCTGGAGGCGGGGGAGGGCGTCGGGCCTGTCCACGCCGTAGACGTCGCTCTGAGGAGGGCGCTGACGGCGTCCTTCCCGGAGCTTGTCGACGTGGCGCTTAGCGACTACAAAGTGGTGTTGCCCACCGCTAAGAAGAGCACGGAGAGCGTGGTCAGGGTCTTGGCGGAGTTTAGAGACGGGCAGAGGATGTGGAGAACAGTGGGGGTTTCTACAAATATCGTGAAGGCCTCTATAAAAGCCCTCACAGACGGCTACGACTTCGCCCTCCAGATAAAAAACGGGTGGGGAAAAAAGCCTATTTACTTGGGGAAGAAGGACGTGCTTATTAAATAG
- a CDS encoding type II toxin-antitoxin system VapC family toxin, translated as MDKVLVDTDVVIEYIKGRLELGDGVFYISEITLYELLRGFADVEKSKKLLEDIFVVVWNDNAILQKAAEIYRELKSRGVTISDADIIIAATAIVKNIPLWTRNVKHFAPLKEYGLKLYSGARM; from the coding sequence ATGGACAAGGTACTAGTAGACACCGACGTTGTTATTGAATATATAAAAGGCAGGCTTGAGCTCGGCGACGGAGTTTTCTACATCTCCGAAATCACACTGTATGAGCTACTCAGAGGATTTGCAGATGTGGAAAAGTCAAAAAAGCTCTTAGAGGACATCTTTGTGGTTGTGTGGAACGACAACGCAATTCTCCAGAAGGCGGCTGAGATATACAGAGAGCTTAAAAGCCGCGGCGTTACGATAAGCGACGCCGACATTATCATAGCCGCAACAGCAATTGTGAAAAACATCCCCCTGTGGACTAGAAACGTAAAACACTTCGCCCCCCTCAAGGAATACGGCCTTAAGCTATACAGCGGCGCCCGCATGTAG
- a CDS encoding PaaI family thioesterase, which produces MGVDRINEFIHKAEPITAFLGYRLVELSEGRACAELDAGENAQRVGGMLHGGVIMTALDETMGFAALTLNDGDDQVTVELKVNFLEPGVKKPFKICGQVVRRGNRIAVVEGEVRDADGRLIAKALGTWYYLKK; this is translated from the coding sequence ATGGGGGTTGACCGCATTAACGAATTTATCCACAAGGCCGAGCCCATAACAGCCTTCCTCGGATACAGGCTGGTGGAGCTGTCCGAGGGCCGTGCATGCGCCGAGCTGGACGCCGGCGAAAACGCCCAGAGGGTAGGCGGGATGTTGCACGGAGGGGTAATCATGACGGCTCTAGACGAGACCATGGGGTTCGCCGCCTTGACGCTTAACGACGGTGACGATCAGGTGACGGTGGAGCTGAAGGTGAACTTTCTAGAACCCGGCGTGAAGAAGCCCTTCAAAATCTGCGGACAGGTTGTGAGGCGGGGCAACCGCATAGCAGTGGTCGAGGGCGAGGTGAGAGACGCCGACGGCAGGTTAATAGCAAAGGCCCTCGGCACCTGGTACTACCTCAAAAAATAA
- a CDS encoding DMT family transporter codes for MKGRGLGLLLATISTVSWSTNYLVGRYLASGGVDPLALSVARFALATPAVFALARFPRYRGGLALLAALGLLGVAGFNIFLYSSLVYISAAAASLFVVLASPTTQLLQALLHREAPGRGALLGSSASFAGAYLILEPYITIKSLLGPALAILATLSWSLYTVLVRRVYNLYTPAEAMAWISLLGTLAMSPLAAYADYRALLTPIHAALVVYIALIPGAVAYTAWNTAVKLADPQSAASLLPLMPVITTALSAVLLHEGLSPLQTVGMALAIAGVYMALRVK; via the coding sequence ATGAAGGGGCGGGGGCTGGGCCTCCTACTCGCCACTATCTCCACAGTGTCTTGGAGCACCAACTACTTGGTAGGCAGGTACCTAGCCTCGGGCGGCGTCGATCCCCTTGCCCTCTCCGTTGCTAGATTTGCCCTGGCGACACCTGCCGTATTTGCCCTAGCCCGCTTCCCGAGGTACAGGGGAGGGCTCGCCCTCCTTGCGGCGCTGGGGCTTCTCGGGGTGGCGGGGTTCAACATATTCCTCTACAGCTCCCTAGTCTACATATCCGCCGCCGCGGCCTCTCTATTCGTGGTTCTAGCCAGCCCCACGACCCAGCTGTTGCAGGCTTTGCTACACCGCGAGGCGCCGGGCCGCGGGGCGTTGCTGGGCTCCTCCGCCTCATTCGCAGGGGCGTACCTCATCCTCGAGCCCTACATCACAATAAAGTCGTTGCTGGGCCCCGCCCTGGCGATCCTCGCCACGTTGTCCTGGTCGCTCTACACAGTCCTGGTTAGGCGGGTGTATAACCTCTACACCCCCGCCGAGGCCATGGCATGGATCTCCCTCCTCGGCACTCTAGCCATGTCGCCGCTGGCCGCCTACGCAGACTACCGCGCACTGCTGACCCCCATACATGCCGCTCTTGTAGTATACATCGCGTTAATCCCAGGGGCGGTGGCCTACACGGCGTGGAACACCGCGGTAAAGCTGGCAGACCCGCAGTCGGCCGCCTCGCTACTGCCGCTGATGCCTGTAATCACCACCGCGCTCTCCGCCGTCCTCCTCCACGAAGGCCTCAGCCCCCTCCAGACAGTCGGCATGGCCCTCGCCATTGCAGGAGTCTACATGGCCTTAAGAGTTAAATAG